ATTCCAGGCCCCTTTATCCGGTACAAAAAGGATTGCCTCTTTCTAAGGATAAGCAATCCTTTCCTAGCCGGATATTTTCATAAAACAATCCCATTTATGAAGGAGAAACATTTATAACGCGAGTTTTCGTTATCAGATCATAGTGATTGTTTCTTTCTCGTAACCACCGCACTCCATATATACACGAATATAAGTATATAAACCATTCCTCCCATAACATAAAAAGTGAACGATATTTCTCCATCTCCAGCACTGATTATCCGATACACGAAAAAGTGTGACAGTTCCCATGGCAGAAACTTTAATAACGTTCGAAAAAAACCGAGTCGTAAAGAAAGACCTTCCCCGTTTTTATCGACGACGCGAAGCCCCATTTTCCGTTTACCCAACGATTGACCACCAATTTTGGAATCACTAATAATAAAGTAGAGAGATACCGGCAAAGTCACCATGAAGAAACCTGCAAACTGCGCTGTAATAAGCGATCCACTGAACCACATTTGCATGGACGGAAAGAAAAACACATTTATCACAAGAAGCAGACCTAGGTAAGCAAAAATAAAGACATAGTCAATCATAAACGCTTTAAAACGATGCATCAGAGAAGCATTCATTCTTGTCACCTTTTTTATAGAGATAAATGTTGCAGACATAGAGTACGAATGATTTGTATTCTCTTATTCGAACTCAAGTACTACAAGGCAAGAAAGTAAATTGAAAAGTACCCATGATGTGAAATAAAAGCTTTATAACAATATCGCTTCACGGAGGCTGATTATCATGGAATACACATACACTTCCCCCTTGTCTTCTGATCCAAAATGGGAGGCTGTCATAACTGGTAATAAGCTTTGAAATGTTTTATTATGCTATAAGGACGACAGGTATATGCAGACCATCCTGCTCTTCTAAAACCCCCAAAAGGATCAATGTATTATTTTTCAGGAGCGTACAAGAAGCGGAAACAGAAGGTTTCGGCCTTGCAAGCGATGCAGGCCGGAACTAACACTCTAATGAAGAAATGGTAAAACAAGCAAATTCTTTTTAAAAAAACTCGGCTTGCCGCCAAGGTGGAAGACGTAGTTTTACTTTGATACTTTAGCAAATGTAAACTCCCTCATTGAAGTAAGGTTATCTTTATTTTTTTCTTGATTACTCATTATTTCAATGTAGGAATGTGAAGGCCCTCTCGTATTTTTGGACAGTTTTACCTATTCGTGTTTTCTTGATTTCTTGTTTCAATGTTTTCAATTTTTTAAAGGCTGGAGTAGTAAAAGTTATAACCATATAGAGAGCACTTTTCCTTTACTCGAAACCACCTTTTTTCTTAAACATTCTTTCTTTTACTTGTTGGCCGGTTTCCGTTGCAGCCAGCCCGCCAAGTGCAGTTTCTTTTAGAGTTCGAGGCATTTCGCTGCCAATATCATACATGGCTTTAATCACTTCATCACATGGAATTCTGCTTTTTACCCCTGCCAGAGATAAATCAGCAGCTGAAAATGCTATGGCAGTGCCCATAACATTCCGTTTAATACAAGGTACTTCGACAAGCCCTGCTACTGGATCGCATACCAATCCCAATAATGACTTAAGAGCAATAGCTGCAGCATGAACCGCTTGTTCAGGTGACCCGCCTTTAAGTTCTACGATGGCCCCTGCAGCCATGGCCGTAGCAGAACCTACTTCTGCCTGGCACCCTCCTGCTGCCCCTGAAATAAATGATCGATTAGCAATGACATATCCAAGGGCGCTTGCGGTAAATAATCCTTCTACTAATTTTTCAAAAGGAGTATTATCGTTTTTGTGTAAAGAAAAGAGAACACCTGGCAATACGCCCGCAGCTCCAGCAGTAGGCGTTGCTACTATAATCCCCATTTTGGCATTACTTTCAGAAGTTGCTATAGAGAAACTCATCGCATCACCAATGTAATTGCCCGAGAGAATAGATTCTTTTTTTACATACTCATTAACACGTAGTGCATCTCCGCCAGAAATTCCGCTAGGTGAAGATGATGGATCCTGAATACCGAGGTCAATGGTATCTTTCATTTGTTGTAAACGAGCTGTCATTTTATCAATTAATGCTTCATGGGTTTTTCCAGAATTTTCAACTTCCATATCCAACATAACTTCACTGATTGTTTTTCCCTCTTCTTCACATTGTTGAATCAGCTCCTTCATTGATTCAATCTTCATAAGATCCTCCCAATGAAGTTTGTCTTTTTAAACTGCACATGTAAGGTTGTGCAAGCTTCGAAATATTTTCATTTGTACTTATTGGTATATCTACTGTTTTTCCATTTAATAAAAAGATTTTTGACAGGCCGCCGCCTAAAGAGGCTCCCCCTGCAACCATTGTATATCCTTGTCTTCCAGCTTCTACTTTTACCGTATTCGGATGAGAAAAATAAGGACAGTAATCCTGTAGATGGATGTCAAAGATAAACCCTCGCTTATTAGCAATTTCCACTGCGGATTTAATATTTGAATCGTTTGTACGCATTCCTAACATTCCACCTACTAAAGCTTTATCTGTACCATGGCCCAAATGAGTTTCAGAGAACGATTCATAAAGTGTGATGGAAGCATATTCAGGAGGGCCGCCTAAAAGTTCATAAATAAAATTTCCAATAGAAACAACACCTGCTGTATGAGAGCTTGAGGGACCGACCATGATAGGGCCGATAATGTCAAAACAACTTTTAAATTCCATGGTGTTACCTCCTCCGCCTAATTAATGCAATAATCTTTAGTGACTTCATCCTGTATAGGGAGCAGGAGTATATCTGCGACATTCTTATACTTTTATCGAAGGTTGGAATACTGGATAACGTTGGCATATCGACTTTGTTGTCTCTTTAGCCTTATTAAGAGCTGATGCACTCCCTTTGTTTTTTAAGATGGAAGCTATAACTTTTGCTATATCCTTCATTTCGTCATTTTTCATCCCCCTGGTTGTTAAGGCAGCTGTTCCCATTCGAATGCCGCTAGTAACAAAAGGGCTTTGCGAATCAAATGGAATGGTGTTTTTATTAACCGTTATTCCAGCTTGCTCCAAATATTGTTCTGCTTCTTTTCCTGTTAGTCCCCACGATTCGACATTTAAAAGGACAAGGTGGTTATCCGTTCCATTTGATACTAAGGAAGCTCCATGTTGTTTAAGTGCCTCTCCCAAGGTATATGCATTGCTCATTACTTGTTTTGCATAGATAGTAAAATCTGGGGCTAATGCTTCAAGAAAACTTACTGCCTTAGCAGCAATAACGTGCATTAAAGGGCCGCCTTGGATTCCTGGAAAAACAGCTTTATTGACTTTTTTTATCATTTCTTCATCGTTCGACAAAATAAATCCCCCACGCGGACCTCGTAATGTTTTGTGCGTAGTACTGGTTACCACATCTGCATATGGAAGCGGCGAAGGATGGACACCTCCAGCTATCAGGCCGGCAATGTGTGCCATATCGACCATTAAAATCGCTCCCACTTTGTCTGCGATCGCTCTAAAGTTGGCGAAATTGATTATTCTAGGGTAAGCGCTTGTTCCAGCGATGATTAATTTGGGCTTTTCTTTCATTGCTATGGCTTCCAATTCTTCATAATCAATCGTTTGATTATCTTCTCGTACTCCATATGACACAACATCAAACCATTTTCCTGATATACTAACTGGACTCCCATGTGTTAAATGACCTCCGTGAGACAGATCCATACCCATTACTTTATCCCCAGGTTTAAGTAAAGCGTAAAATACTGCTAAATTTGCTTGTGCACCTGAATGCGATTGAACATTAGCGTACTTCGTACCAAACAACGATTTTAAACGTTCCATAGCAAGATCCTCGACTATATCCACATATTTACATCCTCCATAATAACGCTTGCCAGGATAGCCTTCTGCATATTTATTTGTCAGTTCACTTCCCATTACTTCTAACACATCTGGACTCACAAAATTTTCTGATGCAATCAATTCCAACGTATTATGCTGGCGTGACTTTTCTTGTTCGATCGCTTCATAAATCTTCGGATCATTCACTTTTACACTCATATAAAGAGTCCTCCTTCGAAATAATTTTGGACATAAAAAAGGACAGAGAAAGGTGGTATGTTCACCCTTCTCTGTCCTTTTACCTGAGAGTTTAGCCTTTAGTAAGGCAGCCCCTTTGGTGGCATTAATTAATGCGCTCTCCAGAGATGCGTCTCATTGTGGTACATATACCTGAGAGATTGGTTCCAAGGGTTTGTTTTTGGAACTTGCTCCTTCGGTGGCTAAGCTTTGCGCTCTCCCACAATGATCATTCGCCTTTATTTGAATTTATAATAATCTAAAAATTCACCATTGTCAATATTTAAAATTGCAAAAACTTTTTGAGTATTAGAAATCACATTGCTGATATGAGCTCTTTTAAAGGGATATAATATAACGTTTTCAAATATAGAATGATCAGCAGCTTGGCTTATTTCGCAGCCTGCATTGGTTACAGTTGTGCTTTGTTGTACTTTCGTCAAAGAAGACTCTAACGGGTTCACTTCAGACGTGCAAACAAGTCATTCACAGACCAAATCGCATGAGATTTCACAACGAAATTCTCATGCGTTTTTTTATTGTTATATAAAGGATTCCTATATCTCGTTCATACATTCACACCTTGAATCACACCCAAATTCGCAAGGGGGAGAAAAAATTATTTCCTGACTGTGATTTTTTTTGCGATTTTGTGTGTGATTGGTCGTGCTTAATGAAGGGGTTTGGATATAAATGATAAAATGAATAGTAGAAGGACATAAGAACTGATAAGAGATTATTCTTCAACTAACGGAGCAGTAATGTTTAATAAGGGTTTTGGGTTTTTATGGTAAAATTTTAAAAGTTGAATAGGGGTAATTTCAATGAATAAAAAACAACTTTATCCTTATTTGATAATGAATATCAGTGTAAATTTTATTCTTATACTTAATTTGTTTAGACCTATGGATATTTGGTGGTATTTAGCTCTTATAGCCTTACTATTAAATCTTCCAGGAACGTTTGTAATTCTAAGAAGATATAAAAAAGCATCAAAGGAATCGAATTTTCCAAAGTAAATAAAAAAATTGTCATTGTTAAACTATTGGGTGGCGAATGCTGAAAAAGAGTATTCGTTTTTATGCTATTTGGCAGGATTGTTCAATAAAGGTAATCCATTTATAACTCAGGGGAGGGATTGGAATGTCTCAACGTACTGTTGGTATTTTAATATTTAATGAAGTGGAAGTATTAGATTTTGCTGGACCATTTGAGGTTTTTTCTTTGGCAACTTTACCTGATTCGGATATTAAGCCGTTTATAGTTGAAACAATCTCAGAAGATGGAGAAATGATTTCAGCCAGAAATGGTCTAAAGGTTACTCCAGACTATAGTTTTAATAACCATCCTAAATTAGATATTATTATTATTCCAGGGGGATATGGTGCTGAAGAAATTGAAATCAATAACCCTAAAGTAATTCAATGGATAGAGAAACAACAATCAAAGACAGAATTTATGACTTCTGTTTGTACAGGTGCATTTCTCCTTGCTAAATCAGGGCTTTTAAATGGAAAAAGGGCTACCACACATTGGATGGACATTGATAGATTAGAAAATGATTTTCCTTTAGTATCAGTGCTTCGTGATGTTAAATTTATTGATGAAGGGTCAATTATTACATCTGGTGGTATTTCAGCAGGTATTAACATGTCCTTCCATCTAATTTCTCGGATTTATGGAAAATCAGTTTCTAAAGAAATAGCAAAGAGAATGGAATATGATATCAAGTTATAAGTAATACTCTTCAACTAATGGGTGCGTTTGTTGAAGAATAAAAAAGAGTTTGGATTTTTTCTTATCCAAGCTCTTTTTGTGTGAATCATACTGTGAATTCCATTGGATATTTCTGTGATTGAACATGTGTTTTCCCATGTGATTCACCAGTTTGCACCCAACAAGTGAACCCGTTAATATTTTTTCTCCCGCTTTTTAAGTGTACAAGCCATGTTTAGTTCATAAAACATTCGTCTAAACGAGTTCCAATTCCTCTTGAACAGCACCCCATATTTCATTAAATGGTACACCAATACATGAGGCAGGGTATAGTATTCGTGTCCACACGGATAATACCCTGCCTTTTTTAACTTTCAGCCTTCCCTCAAACGATTGTGCCTCGAAACAAGACTTTAATCACCAAACAAGTTCTTCACTTTTTCTACTGTATATTCACTTCCGCCGCGTCCCTGTACATTTTCAATCATCATAGTGATCAGCATATCTTCATTTTCATAATCATAGGCCGCAAACCAGCCATTTTCCGTTCCGCCCTCTTCTCCTTGGGTCGTTTTTAGTTCTGCCGTTCCTGTTTTCCCGGCAATCGTTAGTTCATTCATAACGGGTTCATACGCTGAACCTCTTTCATTTTCAACGATACCACGCAAGCCTTGTGTAATAATCTCTGTATCTTCTGCGGGAACGACTTGTTCCTGCCATACTTCTTTTGGATCATCACTAAGCTCGAGGGTTGGCTTTAGCATATCACCATCATTCAATAAGGGTGTATATACCACTGCCAGATGTATCGGTGACATCAGCATTTCGCCTTGTCCATATCCCGTGTCGGCGAGTAATATATCTTTATCCAATCCTTCATTTGATATAGCAGAGCCATTGACCGGAAACTCGTAAGGAATATCTTCTTCAAAACCAAAGCTGCGTAATCCTTCGGTAAAATTCTCTGCTCCGGTGTGAAGTGCAGCTTGGGCAAAATAAATATTATCTGACGTAATCAAAGCATCTTTTAAATTCACTTCATTTAATCGATCGGAAACGCGTGTCACTTTATAGCCGCCCCAGCTCTGATCCGGCTGCCAGCTCTTTCCTTCGATCGTTTTCGCTTCCTTTGCATCAAGACTTCCGTTTTGTAGAGCAATAGAAGCTGTAATCGGCTTAATTGTGGATCCTGGCGCGTACCGATTATTAAATCTAGCGGAAAACGGGGTTTCTGGGTGTTCATTTACTTCTTCAAATTCTCCGTCCGGCCATCCGAATACAAAATGATTTGGATCATATGCTGGTGTACTAACGAGTGCAAGTGTTTCCCCGGTTTTTGGATGAAGCGCCACTCCAGCACCAGCGTCGCCTTCCATTTCATCATACATCTTTTGTTGAAAAGAAGCGTCTATTGTCGTCGTTATATCCGTTCCGTTCTCCACTTCTTTTTCAGCAATCGTCGTATCACTTTCTGGAATGTAGATCCGCCAGCCCTTAGATCCATGGAGCTTTTCCTCATACACACTTTCAAGCCCGGTACTCCCTACAACCGACCCAGCACCGTACTCATTTTTTGGAAGCTCCTCTAAGTCCACAGCGTTTACTTGACGGATATAACCAGTGAGATGGGCTGCTTTTTCAGCAAAAGGATAATAGCGTGCTGAAGACTCTTGAATCATTATCCCATCAATTTCTAAAAGGTCTTCTTCTATATCCTCTTTATCCGGCCTTAATTTCGTTACAGGAACAAAGGACTCATCCGACACCCAGTCGGCGTCTAACGCTGATTCAATCTCTTCTTCATCGATATCAAGAAGTTCCACCAGTTCTTTAATGGAATCATCCTCCATTTTCCCAGGAACAAGCCCTGCTTGTTGAACCGGTGAATTAATCGCAAGCGGAGATCCATCCCGAGCGAAAATTTCGCCGCGAACCGGTTCGTCGGAAGTGACTTGAACGGTCTCTTCTTCCTGAAGCTCCGGAAAAATAAAGGAAGAATCCCAATGAACTTTCCACGTCTCATCATCATCTGATTCTTCTTTCACAAGCTCGGCTTCATCATCAAAAGAAATTTCTCCGGCCACTGTTTCCATCGACACTTCATACGGCCGAGGAACGTCTTCCTCTTTTTCTTCTGAAACTTCTGCTGCTTCTACTGTAATCTCCTCAGCTTCGATCCCATCATATATTGTCTCGTAGCGCTCTACAAAGGTTTTTTTATCAATGTTTTGCTGTGATTCTTCGGATAGGTATGTATACATCGTTTCAAAATCCTGTTCATTCCAGGCAGAAACAAACTCGTTCATCACTTCCTCCTGGGTCGGCCCGTTCGAACAAGCAGCAAGACCGATAATAAAAAATGGCAGTATATATTTTTTCATCTATATACCCTCCGTTCGTCTGAATCTCCCATCAATCTATTGTACTAGAGAACAAATATATTATAACCTTCCTTCTTTAAAATAACAGAAAGCTAAAATACAAAAATTATCCCTGTGGTGTGAATTTTTTCACTTGCTGATTTAATTGTTCAGCTAATTTTCCCAGAGAGTCAGCATTTTCAGAGATTTCGTGTTTTTTGAATCCGTTAGAAGCAGCCCAATAGACTTAATATTATTAAATGATAATGGTTCGTAAAATCCAACACAAAATTACCTTTTTATTCAATAAATACTACTTATTGGAATAAAAATGTTACAGAGTATCAGCCTATATCACTGAACAACGTTTCGAATTTTTGATATAGTAAACGTAGGAAAAAAGGAGAGGAAAAGAATATGCAAAAAAATAAAATAATGCTAGTGGACGGAATGGCTCTTTTATTCCGGGCATTTTACGCGACAGCCATGAGCAATTACTATATGGTTAACAGCAAAGGCCTGCCAACAAACGGGGTATACGGTCTGGTCAAACATCTGTTTACGGCAGTTAATCGATATCAGCCAACACATGTGATTTGCTGCTGGGATATGGGAAGCCACACCTTCCGAAATGACCTCTACCCTGATTACAAAGCGAATCGCGGTGCTCCTCCTGAGGAACTGATTCCGCAATTTGACCTTGCTAGAGAGGTTGTTGAAGCATTGAACATTCCAAACGTAGGTGTTGAAGGCTATGAAGCCGATGATTGCATCGGTACGCTAAGCAGCGTTTTCAGCGGGGATAATGAGGTATTGATTCTCTCCGGCGATCAAGACCTGCTTCAATTGCTGCAGCCAAACGTTACGGTTTTGCTTCTGAAAAAAGGCTATGGCCATTACGCTGAATATAACGCAGCTTCTTTTACCGAAGAAAAAGGTATTTCCCCGTCCCAAATGGTGGATGTCAAAGCACTGATGGGTGACACGAGCGACAATTATCCCGGTGTGCGCGGCATCGGTGAAAAAACAGCTT
This DNA window, taken from Alteribacillus bidgolensis, encodes the following:
- a CDS encoding RDD family protein; protein product: MNASLMHRFKAFMIDYVFIFAYLGLLLVINVFFFPSMQMWFSGSLITAQFAGFFMVTLPVSLYFIISDSKIGGQSLGKRKMGLRVVDKNGEGLSLRLGFFRTLLKFLPWELSHFFVYRIISAGDGEISFTFYVMGGMVYILIFVYIWSAVVTRKKQSL
- the sdaAA gene encoding L-serine ammonia-lyase, iron-sulfur-dependent, subunit alpha, encoding MKIESMKELIQQCEEEGKTISEVMLDMEVENSGKTHEALIDKMTARLQQMKDTIDLGIQDPSSSPSGISGGDALRVNEYVKKESILSGNYIGDAMSFSIATSESNAKMGIIVATPTAGAAGVLPGVLFSLHKNDNTPFEKLVEGLFTASALGYVIANRSFISGAAGGCQAEVGSATAMAAGAIVELKGGSPEQAVHAAAIALKSLLGLVCDPVAGLVEVPCIKRNVMGTAIAFSAADLSLAGVKSRIPCDEVIKAMYDIGSEMPRTLKETALGGLAATETGQQVKERMFKKKGGFE
- a CDS encoding serine dehydratase beta chain — translated: MEFKSCFDIIGPIMVGPSSSHTAGVVSIGNFIYELLGGPPEYASITLYESFSETHLGHGTDKALVGGMLGMRTNDSNIKSAVEIANKRGFIFDIHLQDYCPYFSHPNTVKVEAGRQGYTMVAGGASLGGGLSKIFLLNGKTVDIPISTNENISKLAQPYMCSLKRQTSLGGSYED
- the glyA gene encoding serine hydroxymethyltransferase — protein: MSVKVNDPKIYEAIEQEKSRQHNTLELIASENFVSPDVLEVMGSELTNKYAEGYPGKRYYGGCKYVDIVEDLAMERLKSLFGTKYANVQSHSGAQANLAVFYALLKPGDKVMGMDLSHGGHLTHGSPVSISGKWFDVVSYGVREDNQTIDYEELEAIAMKEKPKLIIAGTSAYPRIINFANFRAIADKVGAILMVDMAHIAGLIAGGVHPSPLPYADVVTSTTHKTLRGPRGGFILSNDEEMIKKVNKAVFPGIQGGPLMHVIAAKAVSFLEALAPDFTIYAKQVMSNAYTLGEALKQHGASLVSNGTDNHLVLLNVESWGLTGKEAEQYLEQAGITVNKNTIPFDSQSPFVTSGIRMGTAALTTRGMKNDEMKDIAKVIASILKNKGSASALNKAKETTKSICQRYPVFQPSIKV
- a CDS encoding DJ-1/PfpI family protein, with the translated sequence MSQRTVGILIFNEVEVLDFAGPFEVFSLATLPDSDIKPFIVETISEDGEMISARNGLKVTPDYSFNNHPKLDIIIIPGGYGAEEIEINNPKVIQWIEKQQSKTEFMTSVCTGAFLLAKSGLLNGKRATTHWMDIDRLENDFPLVSVLRDVKFIDEGSIITSGGISAGINMSFHLISRIYGKSVSKEIAKRMEYDIKL
- a CDS encoding penicillin-binding transpeptidase domain-containing protein; translation: MNEFVSAWNEQDFETMYTYLSEESQQNIDKKTFVERYETIYDGIEAEEITVEAAEVSEEKEEDVPRPYEVSMETVAGEISFDDEAELVKEESDDDETWKVHWDSSFIFPELQEEETVQVTSDEPVRGEIFARDGSPLAINSPVQQAGLVPGKMEDDSIKELVELLDIDEEEIESALDADWVSDESFVPVTKLRPDKEDIEEDLLEIDGIMIQESSARYYPFAEKAAHLTGYIRQVNAVDLEELPKNEYGAGSVVGSTGLESVYEEKLHGSKGWRIYIPESDTTIAEKEVENGTDITTTIDASFQQKMYDEMEGDAGAGVALHPKTGETLALVSTPAYDPNHFVFGWPDGEFEEVNEHPETPFSARFNNRYAPGSTIKPITASIALQNGSLDAKEAKTIEGKSWQPDQSWGGYKVTRVSDRLNEVNLKDALITSDNIYFAQAALHTGAENFTEGLRSFGFEEDIPYEFPVNGSAISNEGLDKDILLADTGYGQGEMLMSPIHLAVVYTPLLNDGDMLKPTLELSDDPKEVWQEQVVPAEDTEIITQGLRGIVENERGSAYEPVMNELTIAGKTGTAELKTTQGEEGGTENGWFAAYDYENEDMLITMMIENVQGRGGSEYTVEKVKNLFGD
- a CDS encoding 5'-3' exonuclease encodes the protein MQKNKIMLVDGMALLFRAFYATAMSNYYMVNSKGLPTNGVYGLVKHLFTAVNRYQPTHVICCWDMGSHTFRNDLYPDYKANRGAPPEELIPQFDLAREVVEALNIPNVGVEGYEADDCIGTLSSVFSGDNEVLILSGDQDLLQLLQPNVTVLLLKKGYGHYAEYNAASFTEEKGISPSQMVDVKALMGDTSDNYPGVRGIGEKTALKLLKQHQTIEGILENLDALTKGQRTKIEENLEMLHLSRQLARIHCEAGITCSLEDALYAIDDMKMAAAFDDLEFRNWRKNLIIQQEEKIVDPFS